The Mercenaria mercenaria strain notata chromosome 10, MADL_Memer_1, whole genome shotgun sequence genome contains a region encoding:
- the LOC123560125 gene encoding uncharacterized protein LOC123560125 → MLYRLPTILDAAGRGDNDTGESLIEILELLIGGYIPPGTSIEAVEALQEKYGVGALKEAIYTKLQDDWKVTKVVYVQSGREGVAENLVNCLQTVLRKTDPRTAQPLYTGEIFVVITKYDLVKHNSSSDMEDEHVTLEAFESVEKKVAEVFNIQGALKDNMIRWVSYSDRVDTDNPKIDNTALKFIKRMVMPRNRQAGVAKPVITRFTKMKLEARRWWKNQNFTLPSILLIIIGLLLAIMIYTFLTAPLRT, encoded by the exons ATGTTATATCGCTTGCCCACCATTCTTGATGCGGCTGGAAGAGGTGACAATGACACAGGCGAATCTTTGATAGAAATTCTGGAACTTCTTATTGGAG GTTACATTCCACCTGGTACAAGCATAGAGGCTGTGGAAGCATTACAGGAAAAATATGGTGTAGGTGCTTTAAAGGAGGCTATCTACACAAAATTGCAAGACGACTGGAAGGTAACAAAGGTTGTGTATGTTCAGAGCGGTCGGGAGGGGGTAGCAGAGAATTTGGTGAATTGTCTTCAAACAGTACTGAGAAAAACCGACCCCAGAACAGCTCAGCCGCTAT ATACCGGTGAGATTTTTGTCGTAATTACCAAATACGACTTGGTTAAGCACAATAGTTCTTCCGACATGGAGGATGAACATGTTACCTTAGAAGCATTTGAGAGCGTGGAAAAGAAGGTTGCTGAGGTGTTTAATATCCAAGGTGCACTTAAAGACAACATGATACGCTGGGTTAGCTACTCCGACAGGGTTGACACCGACAACCCAAAAATAGACAACACCGCACTTAAGTTCATTAAACGCATGGTCATGCCGAGAAACCGACAGGCTGGGGTCGCGAAACCCGTGATAACTCGCTTTACCAAAATGAAGCTCGAGGCAAGGAGATGGTGGAAAAATCAAAACTTCACATTACCATCAATACTTTTGATAATTATTGGGCTTCTTTTGGCGATCATGATTTACACGTTTTTAACAGCACCCCTTAGAACTTGA